The following coding sequences are from one Tachysurus vachellii isolate PV-2020 chromosome 7, HZAU_Pvac_v1, whole genome shotgun sequence window:
- the nrbp2a gene encoding nuclear receptor-binding protein 2, translating into MTMSVPERISESGGKEEESEDESEILEESPCGRWQKRKEQLSQGNVPGIESASLAMDTEEGVEVVWNEVQFSDKKVFKAHEDRIKEMFENLMQVEHPNIVKFHKYWLDMRENRARVIFITEYMSSGSLKQFLKKTKKNHKTMNVKAWKRWCTQILSALSYLHSCDPPIIHGNLTCDTIFIQHNGLIKIGSVWHRLFVNVFPEAIHGNVHQHRDEARNQHYFAPEYGFAEDDYSIDIYSFGICALEMAVLEIQANGDTAVSKEAIAHAGQSLEDPLMREFTQSCVRSEAKTRPTAHDLLFHRVLFEVHSLKLLAAHCFISNQYLLPENCVEEKTKAIDPNGIMAEINHSDRPGIQLKYSHVSPLELDKFLEDVKNGIYPLMNFASQRPHPIPRALSLSQEHMETVKTPTPEPQETETRKVIQMHCNLEANEEGTRSHLSLFLKMDDKLHRQLSCDVLPTDHPRDLASELVHHAFISEDDCEKLACFLEEALGKHWGGASTSPSAILLTH; encoded by the exons CTCAGTCAAGGGAACGTCCCTGGCATCGAGAGTGCTTCCTTGGCCATGGACACAGAAGAAGGAGTGGAGGTGGTCTGGAACGAGGTGCAGTTTTCTGACAAAAAGGTCTTCAAGGCGCATGAG gacagAATCAAGGAAATGTTCGAGAACCTCATGCAGGTTGAGCACCCCAACATCGTTAAGTTTCATAAATACTGGCTGGACATGAGGGAGAACCGAGCTAGG GTGATTTTTATCACAGAGTACATGTCCTCTGGAAGTCTTAAACAGTTTTTGAAGAAAACTAAGAAAAATCACAAGACAATGAATGTTAAg GCATGGAAACGCTGGTGCACACAGATCTTGTCTGCCCTCAG TTACCTGCACTCATGTGATCCACCCATTATCCATGGAAACCTGACATGTGACACCATCTTCATCCAGCACAATGGCCTCATAAAGATCGGCTCAG TGTGGCACAGGCTATTCGTCAATG TATTCCCAGAGGCCATCCATGGGAACGTGCACCAGCACCGAGATGAGGCGCGCAATCAGCACTACTTTGCTCCAGAGTACGGCT TTGCTGAGGACGACTACTCTATTGACATATATTCTTTTGGAATCTGTGCTTTGGAG ATGGCAGTTTTGGAGATTCAAGCCAATGGTGACACAGCTGTTTCCAAAGAGGCCATAGCACATGCTGGGCAGTCACTGGAGGACCCTCTCATGAGA GAGTTTACACAGTCATGTGTGCGCTCAGAGGCCAAGACGAGGCCGACAGCACATGACCTGCTGTTCCACAGAGTATTGTTTGAAGTCCACTCCTTGAAGTTGCTCGCTGCCCACTGCTTCATCAGCAACCAGT ATCTGCTTCCTGAGAACTGTGTAGAGGAGAAGACCAAGGCTATAGACCCAAATGGCATCATGGCAGAGATAAACCACAGTGACCGACCGGGAATCCAGCTAAA gtacTCCCATGTTTCTCCACTGGAGCTGGACAAGTTCCTTGAGGATGTGAA GAATGGGATCTACCCCCTAATGAACTTCGCCTCCCAGCGGCCGCATCCTATTCCGCGAGCCCTCTCTTTGTCCCAGGAGCATATGGAGACGGTGAAGACTCCAACTCCAGAGCCTCAGGAGACCGAAACCAGAAAG GTTATCCAGATGCACTGCAATTTAGAAGCTAATGAGGAAGGCACCAGGAGTCAT CTTTCTCTGTTTTTGAAGATGGACGACAAACTTCACCGCCAGCTCAGCTGTGATGTTCTTCCAA ctgacCATCCCAGAGATCTGGCCAGTGAGCTGGTCCACCATGCATTCATCAGCGAG GATGACTGTGAAAAGTTGGCATGCTTTTTGGAAGAGGCGCTGGGGAAACACTGGGGTGGGGCTTCCACATCTCCTTCGGCCATCTTGTTAACGCACTGA